The following are from one region of the Bradyrhizobium sediminis genome:
- a CDS encoding fatty-acid--CoA ligase, producing the protein MLGLMQDWPLLCHRIIEHAAKYHGTQEVVTRSVEGPIHRTNYAEIHARALKVSQRLEHDGIKLGDRVATIAWNTWRHLEAWYGIMGIGAICHTVNPRLFPDQIAWIINHAQDRVVMTDITFVPILEKIAGQLLSVERYVVLTDKAHMPQTTLKNAVAYEDWIAQADGKFEWKNFDENTAAAMCYTSGTTGDPKGVLYSHRSNVLHALMANNGDSLGANAADTMLPVVPLFHANSWGIAFSAPSMGTKLVMPGAKLDGASVYELLDTEKVTHTAGVPTVWLMLLNHMAAGDLKLPHLRMVVCGGSAMPRTMIKSFVDMGVKVRHAWGMTEMSPIGTLATLKPPFDKLTGEERLDILQTQGYPPFGVEMKITDDAGKELPWDGKTFGRLKVSGPAVAKAYFRLDSSILDEEGYFDTGDVATIDAHGYMRITDRSKDVIKSGGEWISSIDLENLAVGHPAVAEAAVIGVYHPKWDERPLLIVQLKQGQTATREDILKFMDGKIAKWWMPDDVAFVDGIPHTATGKILKTALRDQFKSYRFPNAAA; encoded by the coding sequence ATGCTCGGATTGATGCAAGATTGGCCTTTGCTTTGTCACCGGATTATCGAGCATGCGGCGAAGTATCACGGCACACAGGAAGTCGTAACGCGGTCGGTCGAAGGCCCCATTCATCGGACCAATTACGCCGAAATTCATGCCCGTGCGCTGAAAGTCTCGCAACGGCTGGAACACGACGGCATCAAGCTCGGCGACCGGGTCGCCACCATCGCATGGAACACCTGGCGCCATCTGGAAGCCTGGTACGGCATCATGGGCATCGGTGCGATCTGCCATACCGTCAATCCTCGGCTGTTCCCCGACCAGATCGCCTGGATCATCAACCACGCCCAGGACCGCGTGGTGATGACCGACATCACCTTCGTGCCGATCCTAGAAAAGATCGCGGGCCAGCTGCTGAGCGTCGAACGTTACGTCGTGCTGACCGATAAGGCGCACATGCCGCAGACCACGCTGAAGAACGCGGTCGCCTACGAAGACTGGATTGCGCAAGCCGACGGCAAGTTCGAGTGGAAGAATTTCGACGAAAACACCGCCGCCGCGATGTGCTACACTTCGGGCACCACAGGCGATCCCAAGGGCGTGCTGTATTCGCATCGTTCCAACGTGCTGCACGCACTGATGGCCAACAACGGCGACTCGCTGGGCGCCAACGCTGCCGACACCATGCTGCCGGTGGTTCCGCTGTTCCATGCCAACAGCTGGGGCATCGCATTCTCGGCGCCCTCGATGGGCACCAAGCTGGTGATGCCCGGCGCCAAGCTCGACGGCGCCTCGGTCTATGAGCTGCTGGATACCGAGAAGGTGACGCATACCGCCGGCGTTCCGACGGTGTGGCTGATGCTGCTCAACCATATGGCTGCAGGCGATCTCAAGCTGCCTCATCTGCGAATGGTGGTGTGCGGCGGATCGGCAATGCCGCGCACGATGATCAAGTCGTTCGTCGACATGGGCGTGAAGGTACGCCACGCCTGGGGCATGACCGAAATGAGCCCGATCGGCACGCTCGCCACGCTGAAGCCGCCGTTCGACAAACTCACCGGCGAGGAGCGGCTCGATATTCTGCAGACCCAGGGCTACCCGCCGTTCGGCGTCGAGATGAAGATCACCGACGACGCCGGCAAGGAACTGCCGTGGGACGGCAAGACCTTCGGACGGCTCAAGGTCTCCGGTCCCGCGGTGGCGAAAGCCTATTTCCGGCTCGACTCCAGCATCCTCGACGAGGAAGGCTATTTCGACACCGGCGACGTCGCCACCATCGACGCGCACGGCTACATGCGGATCACCGACCGTTCCAAGGACGTGATCAAGTCCGGCGGCGAGTGGATCTCGTCGATCGACCTCGAAAACCTCGCGGTCGGACATCCCGCGGTGGCGGAAGCCGCCGTGATCGGCGTCTATCACCCGAAATGGGATGAGCGTCCGCTGCTGATCGTGCAGCTCAAGCAGGGCCAGACCGCGACGCGCGAGGACATCCTGAAGTTCATGGACGGCAAGATCGCCAAATGGTGGATGCCGGATGACGTCGCCTTCGTCGACGGCATTCCGCACACGGCAACGGGCAAGATCCTGAAGACCGCGCTGCGCGACCAGTTCAAGAGCTACCGTTTCCCCAACGCCGCGGCGTAG